From Brassica oleracea var. oleracea cultivar TO1000 chromosome C3, BOL, whole genome shotgun sequence, a single genomic window includes:
- the LOC106335058 gene encoding uncharacterized protein LOC106335058, producing MKDISKSPARRNNDGFHRYLKPGALAQIRNSRINSRSASLLSLSPSPLPIDPPSPSAANNLTLDQVPHLLRKIYGPYSYQRKKLGAARPMTMMMMANLNNPIIESSGGSGSDVIAH from the coding sequence ATGAAAGACATCTCTAAATCTCCAGCGAGAAGAAACAACGACGGATTCCACCGCTACTTAAAACCAGGGGCCCTCGCTCAGATCCGAAACTCGAGAATCAACTCCAGATCCGCCTCTCTCCTATCTCTCTCCCCATCGCCTCTTCCGATCGATCCCCCGTCCCCGTCCGCGGCGAACAATCTGACGTTGGATCAGGTGCCGCATCTCCTGAGGAAGATCTACGGTCCGTACAGTTACCAGAGGAAGAAACTGGGGGCTGCTAGACCGATGACGATGATGATGATGGCGAATCTGAACAATCCTATTATTGAATCGAGCGGCGGTAGCGGCAGCGATGTAATTGCTCATTGA
- the LOC106332226 gene encoding uncharacterized protein LOC106332226: MDKESREQNNHTTSGDPLAKRKRGRPRKHFKLDDSNNNQSPPGFSRTQHQDEAMVGQQVTGVIEATFEDGFLLSVKVGGSDAMLRGVVFKPGHFHPLSADNDVAPHVPMIRRNNDLVDHRRSAAQGGRKSRLHEKRGARALVPVPIQPKPLLPPVHHGHMRTETESQVSGASNGKPMEKLFTQVMEKGQVHTESEEQALSIEPLQAIHPVHPVHMLKPVPSYGRGNMTELLQAVQENVRETHFSQGQ; encoded by the exons ATGGACAAGGAAAGCCGTGAGCAGAACAACCACACTACCTCCGGAGATCCCTTGGCCAAACGGAAACGAGGTCGCCCGAGGAAACACTTCAAGCTTGACGACTCCAACAACAACCAGTCTCCTCCAGGGTTTAGCAGGACTCAGCACCAGGATGAAGCTATGGTCGGACAACAGGTTACTGGCGTGATCGAGGCGACCTTTGAAGATGGCTTCTTGCTTTCAGTTAAGGTTGGCGGTTCAGACGCCATGCTTAGAGGTGTGGTGTTCAAGCCTGGTCACTTCCATCCTCTATCGGCTGACAACGACGTTGCTCCTCACGTTCCAATGATCAGAAGAAACAATGACCTTGTGGATCATCGTAGATCAGCAGCTCAAGGAGGTCGCAAATCGAGGTTACATGAGAAGCGTGGTGCTAGAGCCTTGGTTCCTGTCCCTATTCAGCCTAAGCCTCTTTTGCCTCCGGTCCACCACGGTCATATGCGGACCGAGACCGAGTCTCAAGTGAGTGGAGCTAGTAACGGCAAACCAATGGAGAAGCTATTTACACAAGTGATGGAGAAAGGTCAAGTCCATACCGAGTCGGAGGAGCAGGCTCTGTCTATTGAGCCGTTGCAGGCGATACACCCTGTGCATCCAGTCCATATGCTAAAACCTGTGCCGAGTTATGGACGAGGCAACATGACAGAGCTTCTTCAG GCCGTGCAGGAGAATGTGAGAGAGACCCATTTTTCACAAGGACAATGA
- the LOC106335059 gene encoding protein translation factor SUI1 homolog has product MVELDIQVPSAFDPFAEAQESDAPGTKEYIHVRIQQRNGKKSLTTVQGLKKAYSYEKILKDLKKDFCCNGNVVQDKELGKIIQLQGDQRKKVSHFLVQTGIAKKEQIKIHGF; this is encoded by the coding sequence ATGGTTGAGTTAGACATCCAAGTTCCATCAGCATTCGACCCATTCGCAGAAGCTCAAGAATCAGATGCACCAGGGACCAAAGAGTACATCCACGTCAGGATCCAGCAGAGGAATGGGAAAAAGAGCTTGACGACTGTTCAAGGTCTGAAGAAAGCGTACAGCTACGAGAAGATTCTCAAGGATCTGAAGAAAGACTTCTGCTGCAACGGGAACGTGGTGCAGGACAAGGAGCTTGGGAAGATCATTCAGCTTCAGGGTGATCAGAGGAAGAAAGTCTCTCATTTTTTGGTTCAGACTGGGATTGCTAAGAAGGAACAGATCAAGATCCACGGTTTCTAA
- the LOC106334306 gene encoding putative F-box/LRR-repeat protein At5g54820, producing the protein MDPSDQADIISNLPDVLLVLIISCLSFKECVQTSRLSKRWRSVYLQTRNVSFKESDFLSPSVYANPISWVRARVAFVDYVCSWVARIDDQPIDTFGISISYPKKYLDVIESLIAFAVRKRVKALVLDFSNPAWTTFHDVNLDELVVEIPQSVYDLATLELLKVGACKKFDPAKLSNLGKLKTVSFGCMVLTNFEPFLKTSRVESLTINNCRELDFDTIKGNMREVAIKNCDFSINCTFHLPRVDILKYSGDLFCFEFDNMNTIISEVEFDFRVLDNNNDENDSTTAEGGMLCHLLNNLLDDGGRTATTLTVCPFLLKMIPRSEHPHFLRPMETKHLVLKTELHPREFNGIRLLLVNCPKLETLTIDLLPPSPIATASSYAGIDPQTYWMQNISYECLRETLKAVLVKNFTGGANELHIVKFFIQSECEHLERVELYMPFDLDEGRKMFANAKSEMLQRSSNRVQVVVHNS; encoded by the exons ATGGATCCGAGTGATCAGGCAGACATAATCTCAAATCTACCAGATGTTCTTTTGGTCCTCATCATTTCATGCTTGTCGTTCAAGGAATGTGTTCAAACCAGTCGCCTCTCCAAGCGGTGGAGATCTGTCTATCTTCAGACGAGGAATGTTTCTTTCAAGGAATCCGACTTCTTGAGCCCTTCTGTCTACGCAAATCCCATAAGTTGGGTTAGGGCGAGGGTTGCGTTTGTTGATTACGTGTGTAGCTGGGTCGCTAGAATCGATGATCAACCCATCGATACATTCGGGATTTCTATCTCGTATCCAAAGAAATACTTGGATGTGATCGAGTCCCTGATAGCGTTCGCGGTCCGAAAAAGGGTCAAGGCCTTGGTTCTTGATTTCTCAAACCCGGCGTGGACAACCTTTCATGATGTCAACCTTGATGAGTTGGTTGTTGAAATCCCCCAAAGCGTCTATGATCTAGCGACTCTCGAGTTGTTGAAAGTTGGCGCGTGCAAGAAGTTTGACCCAGCAAAACTATCAAACCTAGGGAAGCTCAAAACCGTCTCTTTCGGCTGTATGGTACTGACGAATTTTGAACCTTTTCTAAAGACTTCAAGGGTTGAGAGTTTAACTATCAATAACTGCCGGGAACTTGATTTCGATACGATAAAAGGGAATATGAGAGAAGTTGCAATCAAAAACTGCGACTTTTCCATTAACTGCACCTTTCACCTCCCTAGAGTTGACATACTCAAGTACTCGGGAGATCTTTTCTGCTTCGAATTCGATAATATGAATACCATCATAAGCGAAGTTGAATTTGATTTCCGGGTGTTGGACAATAACAATGATGAAAATGATTCGACCACCGCAGAAGGAGGCATGCTTTGTCATCTCCTTAATAATCTCCTTGATGATGGTGGTCGAACTGCTACGACCTTAACGGTTTGTCCGTTTCTACTCAAG ATGATTCCAAGATCTGAGCATCCACATTTTCTTCGCCCGATGGAAACAAAACATTTAGTGCTGAAGACGGAATTGCATCCGAGAGAGTTCAATGGAATTAGGCTTCTTCTTGTTAATTGCCCAAAATTGGAAACACTCACTATAGATTTGCTTCCTCCAAGCCCCATTGCG ACCGCTTCATCATATGCTGGCATAGATCCACAGACATACTGGATGCAAAACATATCATATGAGTGTCTGAGAGAGACTCTGAAAGCAGTTTTGGTGAAGAACTTCACTGGTGGAGCAAATGAGCTGCACATAGTGAAGTTTTTTATTCAATCTGAATGTGAGCATCTGGAGAGAGTTGAGCTATACATGCCGTTTGATTTGGACGAGGGTCGAAAGATGTTTGCAAATGCCAAATCTGAAATGCTGCAACGCAGTTCGAACCGTGTCCAAGTTGTTGTGCACAATTCTTGA
- the LOC106335057 gene encoding CASP-like protein 2D1 — MRDNNTREGERISSSSKQQPQVPMSLKLVDTCLRLSVVPLSVATIWLTVSNHQSNPDYGNLDYNSIMGLKYMVGVSAVCAIYALLSTISSWIACLVSKAWLFFVPDQILAYLMTTSVAGATEIVYLLNKGDKPVTWSEVCSSYSHFCSKLTIALGLHVFVLFVFLFLSVISAYRAFSLFDPPCDPQTNNNA; from the exons ATGAGAGACAACAACACAAGAGAAGGAGAGAGAATCAGTTCTTCTTCAAAGCAGCAACCACAAGTTCCTATGTCTTTGAAGCTCGTAGATACATGTCTGAGGCTAAGTGTGGTTCCCCTCAGTGTTGCAACCATCTGGTTAACTGTCAGTAACCACCAATCCAACCCTGACTACGGAAATTTAGACTACAACTCCATCATGGGTCTCAA GTATATGGTTGGTGTTAGTGCTGTATGTGCGATTTATGCTCTGCTCTCTACTATTTCTTCATGGATTGCATGTTTAGTGTCCAAAGCCTGGCTCTTCTTTGTCCCTGACCAG ATTTTAGCTTATTTGATGACAACATCAGTAGCAGGAGCAACAGAGATAGTGTATTTACTCAACAAAGGAGATAAACCAGTGACATGGAGTGAAGTGTGTTCTTCTTACTCACACTTTTGCTCAAAACTTACTATTGCTTTGGGGCTTCATGTCTTTGTTCTCTTCGTTTTCTTATTTCTCTCCGTCATTTCTGCTTATAGAGCTTTTAGTCTCTTTGACCCTCCTTGTGACCCTCAAACCAATAATAATGCTTAA